In Phaseolus vulgaris cultivar G19833 chromosome 3, P. vulgaris v2.0, whole genome shotgun sequence, the sequence attgaaaaagaaaagtttatgGAAAAGTTATTGGGTGTCTTATATATTTTCACAGTTATTCTTAATCAAAAGATTTGTCTAGCATGAATTTTGTGTCACTTTTTATAAGTTACGAAAACACTAATTAATAATGAATAGATTTGTTGAACAAAGAAGTCACTCACAAGAACTAAAGAGGTATTCCACCGAAGACAACACAAGACTATTGGGCTAAGCATTTATCACTAGGCTAAAAGCTATAGTTGATAGTTATGGTATAACTCTTACATAAGTGCATAGCAACTCAAGTGCCACAATTCGATTGTGACTAGCTTACCTAACCTCCACCACGGGAAAATTTATCCAACATGCAATTATCTCCCCATCAATAATTGTGTCATTGGGAATCAAACTCGTAACCTTGACTTTGATACTAATTATTGAATCGAATGCCTATCACTATGTCATAAGTTATAATTAATAGTCAACATACAACTCTTTTTAGGATTTTGTTTCATGCACTcctatgattttttaaattatcattcTACCCTTCATGACATTTTTATTGTGACTCCTAGATTACTTATTCTAGAAATCTTCTATAACATATGAGATGTTTTCTAGAAGAAGTTTTtcgtaaaaaaaaattcaaaatatatgagATTTTTCTAGAACACTACATAAACAACCATGTTCAATTTCCTAATTGTGTAAtctaaaaatattactaattgACCAACCCataatggaaaataaaatacaaaactaTATAACCTCCACCAAACCCAACATTTACTCCTTCCCCCTCTCTTCGCTCCCACTGTCTCTCATTTCTCCTTGACAAAGACTTCAAACTTCCTAAAGGTCTCTGATGGTGCCCCTACTAATGTCATAATTATCGTCGCGAGACTCGATGACAAGGTCACTTTTGTGGACATGTAATGATGAGTTTGGCCACACACTTGTCAGAATCTTAAAAGAGAATGAGATTCATATCGATGGGATCACTTTTGATCAAGATGCTTGCATTGCCCTAACGTTCAATTCCACTCATAGTTCCTTCCCTTTACCATCAACCACTCCCAATGTTTTTGACTTCGACTGACAATGGGATGTGGCAACAACATGGGTACAACAAGAATGTGGACacatcaaagaagaagaagaagacatagtGGTGGTAATAGATGTAGTAGTAGTGACGACATGGTACTACAAGGAGAGGTGGTTTAGTCTTTTGTTGTTAATATGGAGATGCATGTAGTAATCaaggggtgtaggaagaaaaagtCATATTTTTACTTAAGAGTGTAATAGTCCAAACATCACGATTCGTTTATGACTTGACTCACCTCATCTTCAACATAAGACCATTGATGCCACTTGTAATAATGGTAAGAAAAGATACATAAAGAGAAACAAATAGAATGACATAGTTTTGAAATTTCATCTCTATTAACAAAGAAATTTGGaagattttttataataagaacaaagacaaaaaaatcaCTCAAAATAGGTATTATAATAAAATCTTATTTGATTCACTTTACTTATTTTGGTACTAGAAAACATAGATAAAACTGAgtgtacaaattttcaaaaGAAGTATAGGCACAAAGAAaataatagagaaaaaaaaattagcctAAAAAAGTATATTTGACACCTTCTcgtgaatgattttttttttaaataaaattttatctcaAGGTCAATCATCATAGAGGCGAAGTTACTCTCATTTTATGATTAACTATAactatgataatttttttaattcattcaatGAAATTTATTACAAGACAAAGAAGTTGATCTAGTCTAATATTAAGCTAACATAGATGGCTTGAAAACAAAATAGTCGAATTATTATAAGAATTGGATAACTCAAAATTGAATTATGAAGTTTTagaaatgatatatatatatatatataaaattctcaTATAATTCTATTTCTAGTTTTAAAGTTGTTGTTTCTATACACGAAGATTACATGAGTTTGGAAACTAAATTTAGTATTTGATTAGAAGAACTTGTAAAATTCACTATAAGAAGAATTAATCTTGATGTACTTCTTAATTCAAAAAAAGTGTATTATGAATAAGTTATACATTttagaagaaagaaaagtgttataaaaatttgttttaattttagtaaGTTATTCAATACTCCATTtataacatgtttttattgtttgaAGAAAGTACATACTTATATGTATTGCATTGTTGCATTATCAAAGTTGGAATGCTTAGTGGTAGATATGTTTTGATGACAAAAGATTCAAAAATAAGTCACTAATAATTTAGAACCCAAATTCTTTTACTAattcttttctttaatattCTTGAAATCAAAGAATCCTTGTGATTTCGACAGAAGTTGTTCAAGACATATTATAGAATATTAATTGCTTAACTAATGGAGTATTAAAAGGTATTAGTgaaaatgatataatttttatataagttaTGAAATGTTTTCTTATAAGGTTAACTTATATTAGAAATTTACCCCATAATATTAATCGTAATTTCGTATACTAATcgtttaaaactaataataatttcaCACATTAAACATTTATGTGATTATTACGTGGCATGCAAGGCCAAatgaattgttttttattgttggGGACAATCCATCTTCTAAGTGTCTTTCAATGATTCCCAATTAAAGGATGTAAAGTAATCATCAAATTGCTTCTCATataataaattctaaaatttgcaATAAATAATAAACGGAGACCTATAATAGATTTTtctgaattatttatttattaatgagTAACGTACGACTATCATTATATTCAATCCCCATATACTTGTTATTCATTATTAATGATTCTATctgaatttttcttttataccaTGATTGTGGGTCATGCTAACAAGGCTAAAtgatttttctttattgttAGAATAATCCATATTTTCTATCATATCATAAGAAGTCATCACAATGTTTAAGAGTGATAAAACAAAATCCTTATTCATGCtgaaatttgtaataaataataattttatatcattaatcaatacacataaataatatatatgaatattttaattacttattttttaatgggTAAATAGAAGAGTCATAATATTTAATTCGAATATACTTATTACTGGTTATAAGTGATCTTTAGTTGGatatctttttttataattaagtaatcaaagtttttttataagaaaaaataataattgaaaattatttataatctattttttttatttaaacttatagaattaagttatttataacaagattaatttcatttaaattttagcTGTCACTGGTAGTCATGACACAACCAgaatacaacaaaaataaatcaataagtCTCCATTTTTAATACTAATCACCCATATTTTtagcaaattaattttataatattttaaatcttaTTTATCGGATTCAGTTTAatcttccatatttttttttatttccatcttaattttttaaaatttgagtaaaatttgatttttttacaaaaatagtTCCGTGtttaatttaacataaattttGACTCCGTAGTTCCAGAGAGAAACGTATTTGATTAGATTTTACATTTACTACATCAAACTATGAGACCTAACCAACGTTAAAACAAAAGATTTCATAACTTATATGTTGTTGAAAATAGCATGAAAATTGAATTTTacaaatagtaataaaaattcAGTAAAATAGTGACTTTAAATGTTAtcttaaaattgaaatataacggttttaaaaagataaaattaaataaaagagaataATATAAGAGTATAACGAAGAGGGgtagttttgaaaaaatatctGACTAACCTTATTAGAGAAGAATCAACCTCGAAACGACGTCGGCTTAGACGGTCTGAGTCAACGGCGGCGTACGCGGTTTGCACCGTCCCTGGGATCAATCTAGCACGTGTCAGATTCCATCACCTTCTGCATTTTCCGTATCCACCAGAAAACCAAACCCACTTTtccatttttttcaattttcaattctGCGACTTTCCCAAATCAGAAAAAAACCTCTCCGAGACGGTGGCATTGCAGTGATCAAAGATGTTGGAGCAGTTACTGATTTTCACGCGCGGAGGGTTGATCCTGTGGACCTGCAACCACTTCACCAACGCCCTTAAGGGGTCTCCGATCGACACGTTGATCCGGTCCTGCCTCCTGGAGGAGCGATCCGGCGCGGCGAGCTTCACCTACGACGCACCTGGAGCCTCCTACTCCCTCAAATGGACCTTCCACAACGACCTCGGCCTCGTCTTCGTCGCCGTCTACCAGCGCATCCTCCACCTCCTCTACGTCGACGATCTACTCGCCGCCGTCAAGCGCGAATTCTCCCGCCTCTACCAGCCACAAAATACCGCCTACCGAGATTTTGACGAGATCTTCCGCCAGCTGCAGATCGAGGCCGAGGCACGCGCCGAGAATTTCAAGAAAACGAATTCCCTCCCGGCGGTGGCTCCTCAAAGGAAACAGCAAAACGCCACGTGGCAGGGGGAAGGGAAAAACGCTGGGTCAGAAAAAAAGAGTGATGGTGATGGTGATGGGAAGAAAGGGCGTAGATTGGAGAATGGTGGTTTTGTTGTAGCTAATAATAATTCTAATGCTAACTTGAAGAGTAGTGGTAATGGTAGTGTGAATATTGGGAAAGAGAATGAGAGTGCTAATATAGGGGCTTTTGATGTAAATAGGCTGCAGAAGCTTAAAGGAAAAGGGGGCAATGGAAATGGGAATGGGAATGGGAAGAAGAAAGTTGCTGTTGTTGCTGACAAGGCTGAGCCAAAAAAGGTGGTTAAGAAAAACAGGGTTTGGGATGATTCTCCTCCGCAAGCCAAACTGGACTTTACGGATCACCTTGATGGGGATGAAGATGGGGATAAAAAGGTTGACTTTCTTGCTAAGGAACAGGGGGAGAGTATGATGGATAAAGAAGAGGTTCTTAGCAGTGACagtgaggatgaagaagaagatgatgatgatgatactGGAAAGAATAGCAAGCCTGAGGCTAAGAAAAAGGGTTGGTTTTCGTCTATGTTCCAGAGGTGGGATTTCATTGCAGATGTCGtgaaaatatgaaatttgtttttACGTATTATGCATTTCATTTGTTTTATTAATGTGTTTCATTTGCTTTATAATTGCTGCTTTATATAGTACGGGCTTGCTGTGCATTGGATTTTTCTACTTTTCTGTGAAGATTTTGTTGTTTGTCTCATTGTTACCTTAAGAGTCGATACCTGGAGAGAATTGGATTTTTCTGATGATAATTCCTGAGCTCTGGTACTGGTGACAAATTATgtgataaattttattcaataGGGACCTTATGGATTTGGCTATGTTAATATGTACTATACGTGATCTCTCTTAAAGATATACACATTCATTGGCAAGATGCACAGTAATTAAACTCTTTGTGTTAAGAAATTTAGTAAGGGAGTTGGAGTTGGGACCATAAATTGGTGGCATCTTGAATTAAGTTCCATTTATGTAAATCTAGGGATGCTGCCCAGTTTGTATTTTCCTTTTGCTGGTATCTATCTACTGGTTGAAGCTTATTgtatttgcttttatttttattacttctTTGCAATTTCCTTCTTTGAACTGAAGTGGCTTATAAGAATATTCATGTACATCCTTGTGCCCAGTATTGCTGGAAAGGCCAATTTGGAGAAGTCAGACTTGGAACCGGCTTTGAAAGCTCTGAAGGACAGGCTCATGACCAAGAATGTGGTATGCATTTATCCTCAACATAACAATATCTAAATGGttatcaattgttttttttGCCTGTTATCAAGCTTGCTAATTTTGTTTACATTTTGACTCTCTTGTAGGCTGAGGAAATAGCTGAGAAATTATGTGAGTCTGTGGCAGCAAGTCTTGAAGGCAAAAAGCTTGCTTCATTTACAAGGATATCTTCAACAGTGCATGTCCGTTACTATCCTTTCACCTATCAACATGTGATGCTGGCTTCTTCTTTATATTTATTCTATAACATTCATACTGATGCTATGGTTCGAAAAATGAATGCAGACAGCAATGGAAGATGCACTTGTTCGTATTTTAACCCCAAGGCGATCTATTGACATATTGAGGGATGTTCATGCTGCCAAGGAGCAAAGGAAACCATATGTTGTTGTGTTTGTTGGAGTTAATGGAGTTGGAAAATCTACTAATTTGGCTAAGGTAAAGAAAAATcgtattatttttcttctatttatttaaaattccaTAGTTGGACTTGCTTTTTTAATCAGCAGGAGATATTCTACTTTGTGTATTTGTGTAGGTTGCTTACTGGCTTCTTCAACACAACACTAGTGTCATGATGGCTGCGTGTGATACATTTAGATCGGGAGCTGTTGAGCAGCTGCGGACTCATGCACGTAGACTTCAGGTTTATACTGATTTTACTTCTCAGAGATTAATGCATGTACACATACATATATATGCTGCATACCACAATTAGTTATTGGAAACAGGTAGTCTTAGAATGTTCCCTTTTCAGATCCCTATATTTGAGAAAGGCTATGAGAAAGATCCTGCCATTGTAGCAAAAGAAGCAATTCAGGAAGCTTCACGTAATGGTTCAGATGTGGTTCTTGTTGACACAGCTGGCCGTATGCAGGTAATTATTGCAGTTATTGTTATAGTCAAGTGTTTGGTGATTTTATGAGCGTACGGAGTACCTAGGGACTCCAATGATTTGTTATCACAGTTTACAGTCTTTGCAGTTTCCTATGATGAACTCTGATTTATTTTGTAATAGAATACCACCCTTGTTTTAGAATGaaatatgttgatctgcttTATTTGGATGTCATTGATGGAATTTATTTCAAAGGTTTTACATGTTCATCTGACATGTCCCTGCTGGCTTTCAGGATAATGAACCATTGATGAGAGCCCTGTCAAAGCTTATCTACCTCAACAATCCTGACCTTGTCTTATTTGTTGGAGAAGCACTGGTTGGTAATGATGCAGTTGATCAGCTTTCGAAATTCAACCAGGTTTGGTTCTACATAATATTTGTGCTActgttttgttgtttttctttctatttgtCCTACATAATAGTTATTGAAAATCTATTTCATTGCAGAAATTAGCGGACCTCTCAACATCTACCACACCCAGATTGATAGATGGGATCCTGCTCACAAAATTTGACACTATTGACGATAAGGTATGCAAGTTCGACAACTACAAGGAAGTTAAATTTCCGCGGAACATTTGGATCTTGATGAAAATTTATTGACATCTTTCCTTTGTCAGGTGGGAGCTGCACTTTCAATGGTCTACGTATCTGGGGCTCCAGTGATGTTTGTGGGCTGTGGACAGTCCTACACTGACCTCAAGAAACTAAACGTGAAGTCAATTGTGAAGACGCTCCTTAAATGAGAGATCAAAATATAGCTGTCATGAATGTTTCTGTTTGATGAGTAACTTGATTATCCCGCAGATCCCACTGCTTTGTAAGACAGTTGTTATTGGTAAACTTGTTTCCTCTTTCCACCATGAGAATGACGAGTGTAAGACGGTTTAACTATGTATCATGTCTTATTTCATTTTCCTCACCTTAATAAGTGAATAGTCCATGCAgataattcaaatatttatacCGTGTTTTGTCATGTTGTATTGATGTGATTTTCCTCTACCTACTTGTAATGTTATATTTGGATTGTTATAAATTGTTGTACTTGTGTTATAGACTTAAAAGCCCAAACAATTGATCATTTTGTGTCACTTGTGTTAAGATTAAACAACTTCATCCTAAGTGAAGGAACGGAACAGAACTTGCTCTATTTTCACTTATGTCCCAAAAATTTGTTTACACCGGTAAGCGTCTTCAATGAGCGAGCTCCTTTTTTGTTTAATGTATGAAGAAGAAAATCATACATTTTGATCCTTTATAAGAAAAGTACAAAGGCTTCTATTAATGAAAATCtcaagaaaccaaaaaaaaCTGTCAGCATTATTCACATTTTGTCAATTGAAACCATATTCCcacaacaaataattaaatataaattaatttaaaaatataaaataattaattattatattaattaagttagatattattttataaactaaaaattattaatatttaaaatagttttttattactaatataaaaattcaaagtaatttttaaattaatattaaatattaactaTCAAGAatttagttactaattattttagattataaattaactgttaatttaattaaagattaatttagaatttaaataattattaactaaaattttaattattaatattaattaatttaaaaattattttatatttttttaataattttaaatatcaaaaatattttaagttaattaatataatgattaattattttttatttctaaattagttgttatttaataaatttgtttagaGTGATTGgactttcatatatttttatagtGAAATAGGACTTTCATCTTATACTCtacatcttttaatttttttaactcattGGATTATGTCCTGTTAATACTATTCTGTATCACTTAATTAATGCATTTCTCATAAATGATCAAtatggaaaaaaatatatatgaacatATAGAGGGGTGTATGAACATAAAAATAGACATTTACAAACTATAACACAAAAATAGTTGTATTAGGTTTTCGAATTTTATAACTCCATTTTATATcatcaattatattaaaacacataaaaataaattaatttgcaCACATCAATACTACTacaatatttctaaaattaaattccTAGTGCATAAAACTTTTAATACACTTCTAAATTTACCCTCAATGCTAtagtaatttttaataaaatgcaCTATGATTTGAAACATTTAATACATcgaaattttcttaaaaatattgttttgttAATCTGTTTACAAAcacataatattataataaatttaacattgttaaaaaaaatagtgtatttaatttataaaatgttattttaaaaatcaatcttAAATGAACCTCCCTTTCTCTCTCATATCACTTTTCtctcctttattttttttttcttcataatttAATCACATCCCCCACTAATTGAGAATAATGTTTGAGTAAATTTTGGATTGTACTAATAATAACTTTAATTGTGTTTAAGAGTTGTATTTGATAATCTCTCTTTGGGTAAAACTTTGAAAATAGGTTTGTTATGTTGCATGAGGTTGATATTATGATGCTTTTgcttaaacaaaaataacacTTCAAATCAACCTTTTGTGTTCACCTAAGaaaaacaacattaaaaatCAATTCTCATTGCCAAATTTTTACTCAAGCTAACTATTTTTGCTCAAGAAAGTTTTTTCCgatttaaactaaaatatttttctcaagctaaaaaaattaaaattatttttgttcttattttaaatatgaaattaatattaagttgtaaatttaattgattttgttttttgttgaaataagttatattatattacaataTTTATTGATATGATGGAATTGTATGAATCTATGGGGATAATATGTGAAACTATTGTTTGATTTGTATATTATTAAGTATTGACACTATGTTGTAATAGAGATTCTCGATGATCGAAGTCACATAACTAAGATAACAGGTGGTGAGAATCTAAAGGGAGAGTTCTTACATATAACATATGTAGAAACATGGTATAAGTTGGATTGAACTTTCCTTAATACCATGATTCTTGGATTCACTTGTAAATTTAAGTAATAGATTGGATCAGATGTCATTTTTTGATAAAAGGCACTTTTGttatgtttgttgaatatccttGATGTATATATCCATGTGTAGTTTATGTATTTATTGCATATATTGTAGTAAttgaattgaaattgaaatgttGTGATttgataattgatttttttttctatatacttttattatattaaaaattatttcaatattctaccagaaaatcatgaaatataaaccaattttagaaacaaaaaataattagttgttatagggactatttcaaaaacaaaaaaaatggtttctaattagctacaaaggattttgctatcaaatttagaatataaataattggtagttaaaaccttggtaattaattagataccaatttagaaactatttaacaataatagaaactaatttagaaaccaattttttttattctctaaaatgatctctaatttagtcactacatcaactaattattttttgttaattgatttctattttatgatttttttatagtgataGTTTATCCGGATGCACATGAAGaccatatatatttttattaaactcTTACTTCTAAATATATTGTATTTATCTATGTTTTATGTGTATTTAAGCAGTATTTTGAActattccatattttttttatagatatatAGAGTTTACAACATAATAGTTACTAaatatttgaaatgttttataataaatgtatattacatactataatatatatttataacataCTTAGTAAtatactaattatattattgCAATTATATGCTATAGCAACTTTTTTAAGCTAACTCTTAATAAAAAGCTTTCCATTTCAAATGTGTAATTTTCAAGCACATAAATTATTCTCCCAGCAGTTttacgataaaaaaaaaaaaaaaacatatttaattgaAGTTGAAAGgttattatgattaaaaaaattaaatatttatttataatgttataGTAATACTAATACACTAGTTCAAATTTATCTATTTAGAGTTTTCAATGGTTACAGTcaaatataaacatttttttaatcttatttaaaattttatttattatataaaggTTGATTTTAACAATGTTATCATCACTAAAAAAATCGATAAAATCGGATAGATATAAACTATAAAgattttgttcaataaaaataagaatataatataatatataaaagttttcacgtttaaatactaatactataaaatattatattattaaaaatcaatttataattgataaaaattacaataaaatataaatactaaaaatatcatat encodes:
- the LOC137807428 gene encoding uncharacterized protein, with the protein product MLEQLLIFTRGGLILWTCNHFTNALKGSPIDTLIRSCLLEERSGAASFTYDAPGASYSLKWTFHNDLGLVFVAVYQRILHLLYVDDLLAAVKREFSRLYQPQNTAYRDFDEIFRQLQIEAEARAENFKKTNSLPAVAPQRKQQNATWQGEGKNAGSEKKSDGDGDGKKGRRLENGGFVVANNNSNANLKSSGNGSVNIGKENESANIGAFDVNRLQKLKGKGGNGNGNGNGKKKVAVVADKAEPKKVVKKNRVWDDSPPQAKLDFTDHLDGDEDGDKKVDFLAKEQGESMMDKEEVLSSDSEDEEEDDDDDTGKNSKPEAKKKGWFSSMFQSIAGKANLEKSDLEPALKALKDRLMTKNVAEEIAEKLCESVAASLEGKKLASFTRISSTVHTAMEDALVRILTPRRSIDILRDVHAAKEQRKPYVVVFVGVNGVGKSTNLAKVAYWLLQHNTSVMMAACDTFRSGAVEQLRTHARRLQIPIFEKGYEKDPAIVAKEAIQEASRNGSDVVLVDTAGRMQDNEPLMRALSKLIYLNNPDLVLFVGEALVGNDAVDQLSKFNQKLADLSTSTTPRLIDGILLTKFDTIDDKVGAALSMVYVSGAPVMFVGCGQSYTDLKKLNVKSIVKTLLK